CTCTATCCCTAGAGCGTCACCGTTTACTTTGGCTATACCTAAAGGAGAAAACCAATTTCTTTACTGCACCAAAATTAAAGATGCTTCATGTAGCGCCTGAGCAGTGCTTTCTAGACATTTTTAAAAAGCAAAAGAACCTTGATTACACAACTGGTGACTTGGTTTCTCCTATTGCAGATGTTAAAATGGATCTTCATAATCCACCCTTTGATGATAACACCTTTGATGTGGTATTTTGTAACCATGTACTAGAGCATGTAGACGATGCAGATAAGTGCATGCGCGAGTTATACCGTATCATTAAACCAGGTGGATGGGGTATTTTCCAAGTTCCATTGGATACCACAAGAGAAGAAACTTTGGAAGATCCAAGTATTACTTCTGAGGAAGACCGTTTAAAGCATTACTGGCAAAAAGACCATGTTCGTTTGTTTGGTATGGATTATCCAAAAAGATTGGAAGCTGCTGGGTTTGATGTAAAAACAGAAGACTACACCAAAGAAATAGGACCAGAGTTAACCGAAAAATACTGCCTGATGAAGGGTGAGCTGCTTTTCTTTTGCTCTAAATAAAACTATACCAAATCGTTAAAAACTAAAAGTCAACTTTAGGGTTGGCTTTTTTTGTGCCTTATAATTCCGTGATCGCAATCTATTATGCAAAGGCAAAAGTGTTTCGATAAGCTAAAGCAGTGCTTATAGATATTTCGATTAGCAATTGAAACTGGTCAAAAATTAGTCCAACAAAAAAGGGCGATTGCATTTGCAATCGCCCTTTATTATTTCTTTACAAGTCGACTTAGTGGTTGTGGTCGCTGTGATCTTCAGTCATTTCTTCAGCTTTCTCACCTACAGCTTCCATAGTTGAGTCAACCTTCTCACCTGCTTCTTCCATGGTCTCTTCCATGTCGTTAACAGCCTCGTCGAACTTCTCGTTCATTTCTTTTTCTACTTCTTCTACTTTAGTTTCAGTTTCAGAACCACAAGAAACTGCAAACATCCCTGCCAATGCAGCAAATAATAATACCTTTTTCATTTTTAAACGGGGTTTAATTAGGATACAAATCTTAAAATATTTTGTGAGTATAAAAAATGTGCTTTACTATATTTGAACAAACTCAAAAAAATAAGATCGTTATGGCCTTTGAATTGCCTAAATTACCTTACGCACATGATGCTTTAGAGCCGCACATAGACGCTAAAACCATGGAAATTCACCATGGAAAGCATCACGCTGGATATACAACAAAATTAAATGGAGCTATTGAGGGAACAGATTTAGCTGGAAAGTCTATCGAAGATATCCTTAAAAATCTAGACATGAGCAATGGCGCTGTAAGAAACAATGGTGGTGGATATTACAATCACTGTCTATTTTGGGAAGTAATGAGCCCAAATGGTGGTGGAAATCCTAGTGGTGCCCTTGCCGATGCTATTAACGAAGCTTTTGGTTCTTTTGAAGCGTTTAAAGACAAGTTTTCTGCTGCCGCAGCTACACAGTTCGGTTCAGGATGGGCTTGGCTTTGTGCTCACCCAGGTGGAAAAGTAGAGGTTTGTTCTACACCTAACCAAGATAACCCTCTGATGCCTAGTATTGGTTGCGGTGGTACTCCTATTTTAGGTTTAGATGTTTGGGAACACGCTTACTACCTAAACTACCAAAACAGACGTCCAGACTACATCGAAGCTTTCTTTAATGTAATTAACTGGGATGAAGTTTCTAAAAGATACGAGGCAGCTAAATAACTAGCTTCCCGCAATATTTTTCATCTTTGCCCGTGTAGCTAATACACGGGCTTTTTTATGCGATTATTTTTCCTCCTTGTTATATTAACTGTAATTCCTTTTGCCTCCTCTTATGGACAGGTAAAAGAAATTTTTGTCCAAGAAAATGGTACAACCGTTATTGAGGGAGTTCCAGAATTAAAAAAGAGTACCGCA
This genomic interval from Luteibaculum oceani contains the following:
- a CDS encoding superoxide dismutase; protein product: MAFELPKLPYAHDALEPHIDAKTMEIHHGKHHAGYTTKLNGAIEGTDLAGKSIEDILKNLDMSNGAVRNNGGGYYNHCLFWEVMSPNGGGNPSGALADAINEAFGSFEAFKDKFSAAAATQFGSGWAWLCAHPGGKVEVCSTPNQDNPLMPSIGCGGTPILGLDVWEHAYYLNYQNRRPDYIEAFFNVINWDEVSKRYEAAK
- a CDS encoding class I SAM-dependent methyltransferase: MRKLFHFLLTTIPRPVLIILSYPYRAFARLWYAGNKYTCPIEGKSYRKFLPYGALNIRENALCPGSLSLERHRLLWLYLKEKTNFFTAPKLKMLHVAPEQCFLDIFKKQKNLDYTTGDLVSPIADVKMDLHNPPFDDNTFDVVFCNHVLEHVDDADKCMRELYRIIKPGGWGIFQVPLDTTREETLEDPSITSEEDRLKHYWQKDHVRLFGMDYPKRLEAAGFDVKTEDYTKEIGPELTEKYCLMKGELLFFCSK